Proteins co-encoded in one uncultured Draconibacterium sp. genomic window:
- the gcvH gene encoding glycine cleavage system protein GcvH: MSIPADLKYTQDHEWVRVEGDVAVVGVTDFAQGELGDVVFVEIETEGETLDKGETFGTVEAVKTVSDLFMPVGGEVTKFNEDLADDPELVNKDPYGKGWMIKVNIADASELDDLMDADAYKAMIEA, encoded by the coding sequence ATGAGTATTCCAGCTGATTTGAAATATACGCAAGACCACGAATGGGTACGCGTTGAGGGAGATGTAGCTGTTGTAGGTGTTACCGATTTTGCTCAGGGAGAACTGGGTGACGTTGTGTTTGTTGAAATTGAAACTGAAGGAGAAACTCTGGATAAAGGTGAAACTTTTGGTACAGTTGAGGCAGTAAAAACCGTATCTGACCTGTTTATGCCGGTTGGAGGTGAAGTTACCAAGTTTAACGAAGATTTGGCCGACGATCCTGAATTGGTAAACAAAGATCCATACGGAAAAGGTTGGATGATTAAAGTGAATATTGCCGATGCATCGGAGTTAGACGACCTGATGGACGCTGACGCTTACAAAGCAATGATTGAAGCTTAA
- a CDS encoding glycosyltransferase N-terminal domain-containing protein yields MSLLYNLGILFYGFLIRVAALFNEKAKLFVAGRKNWKKKLGSAIEKNASYIWVHCASLGEFEQGRPVLEEIRKQFPKYKIVLTFFSPSGYEIRENYKGADIVAYLPMDTKNNAQEFIRLVSPQKVFFVKYEFWYNYITELKRQQIPLYIISAIFRENQQFFKSTPWGKWYRKMLHSFEHIFIQNETSAQLLKQTDINNYTVSGDTRFDRVAEIARGAKKFEIVEKFRGNNVTLIAGSTWKPDEELLAAFINNSSDVKFIIAPHEVTPANINRIQELLKKPAICFSKADISNIDSYDVLIIDSIGILSSLYQYGNIAYIGGGFGVGIHNILEAATFKLPVLFGPNYLKFKEAVDLVNEKGAFPINNFTELKATLNRLINDKTSLQNASEICKNYVEKNVGSTKLIMNKVFNKK; encoded by the coding sequence ATGAGTTTACTTTACAACCTTGGAATTTTGTTTTACGGATTTCTCATCCGTGTTGCAGCCTTGTTCAACGAGAAAGCAAAACTGTTTGTTGCCGGGCGCAAAAACTGGAAGAAAAAGCTCGGTTCAGCTATCGAGAAAAATGCCTCATACATTTGGGTTCATTGTGCATCGCTGGGCGAATTTGAACAAGGCAGGCCGGTTTTAGAGGAAATAAGAAAACAATTTCCAAAATACAAGATTGTACTCACTTTCTTTTCGCCATCGGGGTACGAGATTAGGGAAAATTATAAAGGTGCCGATATCGTGGCGTATTTACCCATGGACACCAAAAATAATGCACAGGAGTTTATCCGACTGGTTAGCCCACAAAAAGTGTTCTTTGTGAAATACGAATTCTGGTACAACTACATTACAGAACTCAAACGTCAGCAAATTCCGCTTTATATTATCTCGGCCATTTTCAGAGAAAACCAGCAGTTTTTTAAATCAACGCCCTGGGGAAAATGGTACAGAAAAATGCTACACAGTTTTGAGCATATATTTATTCAGAACGAAACTTCTGCACAACTCCTTAAGCAAACCGACATCAACAACTATACTGTCTCTGGCGATACTCGTTTCGATCGGGTTGCAGAAATTGCCCGCGGGGCAAAAAAGTTCGAAATTGTGGAAAAGTTCAGGGGAAATAACGTAACCCTGATTGCCGGAAGCACCTGGAAGCCCGATGAAGAGCTGCTTGCAGCGTTTATTAACAACAGCAGCGATGTGAAGTTCATAATCGCACCACACGAAGTTACACCTGCAAATATCAACAGAATTCAGGAATTGTTGAAAAAACCAGCCATTTGTTTCAGCAAAGCCGATATTTCGAACATCGACAGCTACGATGTGTTAATAATTGATTCAATCGGTATTTTATCTTCGCTATACCAATACGGAAACATAGCATACATAGGTGGTGGCTTTGGCGTTGGTATTCATAACATTCTGGAAGCGGCAACTTTTAAACTACCTGTTTTGTTCGGACCGAATTACTTAAAATTTAAAGAAGCAGTTGATCTGGTAAACGAAAAAGGAGCTTTCCCTATCAACAACTTTACCGAGCTGAAAGCTACGCTCAACAGACTCATCAACGATAAAACAAGCCTGCAAAACGCCTCCGAAATTTGCAAAAATTATGTAGAAAAAAACGTGGGGTCGACAAAGCTTATCATGAATAAAGTTTTTAACAAAAAGTAA
- a CDS encoding adenosylcobalamin-dependent ribonucleoside-diphosphate reductase — MAVNEVSVKAPAGKKIYSQEEAVNASLEYFRGDDLAARVWVNKYALKDSYGNIFELTPDDMHKRLAKEIARIEERYANPLTEEEIYSVLKDFKYIVPQGGPMTGIGNDYQIASLSNCFVVGNDGDSDSYGGIMKIDQEQVQLMKRRGGVGHDLSHIRPKGSPVKNSALTSTGIVPFMERYSNSTREVAQDGRRGALMLSVSIKHPDSESFIDAKMEQGKVTGANVSVKIQDDFMQAVESGTPYTQQYPINGKAQYTKDTDAGKIWKKIVKNAWKSAEPGILFWDTIIKESVPDCYADLGYRTVSTNPCGEIPLCPYDSCRLLAINLYSYVENPFSKDAKFNFELFKEHIHYAQRIMDDIIDLELEKIDAILEKVEEDPEAEDIKFTERNLWESIRRKAKEGRRTGIGITAEGDMLAALGLRYGSDNATDFSEEIHKTIAVEAYRSSVYLAKDRGAFTIYDAEREKNNPLINRIKDADAGLYEKMEKNGRRNIALLTIAPTGTTSLMTQTTSGIEPVFLPVYKRRRKVNPNDKNVRVDFIDEVGDSWEEYTVFHHHFKTWMKANGYDTSVEYSQEDLDKMVKESPYYKATSNDVDWLSKVRMQGKIQKWVDHSISVTINLPADVKEELVGDLYFEAWKSGCKGVTVYRDGSRSGVLISNDDNKKKTEDSAFPLKRPEKLEADVVRFQNNKEKWIAFIGLMDGKPYEIFTGLHDDEDGILLPRSITKGYIIKSWEGEDSRYDFQYANKRGYKTTIEGLSHKFNPVYWNYAKLISGTLRHGMPIHKIVELVTSLQLDNETINSWKAGVARALKKYIPDGTIADDAKCGECGSDDVVYQEGCLTCLSCGCSKCG; from the coding sequence ATGGCAGTAAACGAAGTATCTGTAAAAGCCCCGGCGGGCAAAAAAATTTACTCTCAGGAAGAAGCAGTAAATGCCTCGCTCGAGTACTTCAGAGGAGACGATTTGGCAGCAAGAGTTTGGGTGAACAAGTACGCTCTTAAAGATTCGTACGGAAATATTTTTGAGCTAACACCGGACGACATGCACAAACGACTTGCAAAAGAAATCGCGCGCATTGAAGAACGGTATGCTAATCCATTAACCGAAGAAGAGATCTACAGCGTCCTTAAAGATTTCAAATACATTGTTCCACAGGGAGGACCAATGACTGGTATTGGAAACGACTATCAAATTGCATCACTATCCAACTGTTTTGTAGTAGGTAACGATGGTGACTCGGATTCATATGGTGGAATTATGAAAATTGACCAGGAACAGGTTCAATTGATGAAACGCCGCGGAGGTGTGGGGCACGACCTTTCTCATATCCGCCCAAAAGGTTCTCCGGTAAAGAACTCGGCATTAACATCAACAGGTATTGTTCCGTTTATGGAGCGCTATTCTAATTCAACACGCGAAGTAGCGCAAGATGGACGTCGCGGTGCACTTATGCTTTCAGTATCGATTAAACACCCTGACTCGGAAAGTTTTATCGATGCCAAAATGGAACAAGGCAAAGTAACCGGAGCCAACGTATCGGTAAAAATTCAGGATGATTTTATGCAGGCTGTTGAATCAGGAACACCTTATACGCAGCAATATCCAATCAACGGAAAAGCACAATACACCAAAGATACCGATGCCGGAAAAATCTGGAAGAAAATTGTAAAGAATGCATGGAAATCAGCCGAGCCCGGAATTCTTTTCTGGGATACAATTATTAAAGAATCGGTACCTGATTGTTATGCCGATCTTGGTTACCGCACGGTTTCTACCAACCCTTGTGGAGAAATTCCATTGTGCCCTTACGATAGCTGCCGCCTGTTAGCCATCAATCTGTATTCGTACGTAGAAAATCCATTCTCAAAAGATGCAAAGTTCAACTTCGAACTATTTAAAGAACACATCCATTATGCACAACGTATTATGGACGATATTATCGATCTTGAGCTGGAAAAAATTGATGCCATTTTAGAAAAGGTTGAGGAAGACCCTGAAGCAGAAGATATTAAATTCACCGAAAGAAATCTTTGGGAAAGTATCCGCAGAAAAGCAAAAGAAGGCCGCCGTACCGGTATTGGCATTACTGCCGAAGGCGACATGCTGGCTGCATTAGGATTACGCTATGGCAGCGATAATGCAACTGATTTCTCGGAAGAAATTCATAAAACAATTGCTGTAGAGGCTTACCGTTCGTCGGTATATCTGGCAAAAGACCGTGGAGCATTTACCATTTACGATGCCGAGCGCGAAAAGAACAACCCGCTTATCAACCGTATTAAAGATGCAGATGCTGGTCTTTACGAAAAAATGGAAAAAAACGGCCGTAGAAATATTGCGCTGTTAACCATTGCTCCAACCGGAACAACAAGCCTGATGACACAAACAACATCAGGTATTGAACCGGTTTTCCTTCCGGTATACAAACGCCGCCGTAAAGTAAATCCAAATGACAAAAATGTTCGTGTTGATTTTATAGATGAGGTTGGCGATAGCTGGGAAGAATACACGGTTTTTCATCACCACTTTAAAACCTGGATGAAAGCGAATGGTTACGACACCTCTGTAGAATATTCGCAGGAAGACCTGGATAAAATGGTAAAAGAGTCACCTTATTACAAGGCTACATCAAACGATGTTGACTGGCTGAGCAAAGTGCGTATGCAGGGCAAAATTCAAAAATGGGTTGACCACTCGATTTCGGTAACGATTAACCTACCTGCCGATGTAAAAGAAGAACTGGTTGGCGACTTGTATTTCGAAGCATGGAAAAGCGGCTGTAAAGGTGTTACCGTTTATCGCGATGGATCACGCTCGGGTGTACTTATTTCAAACGACGATAACAAGAAAAAAACCGAAGACAGCGCATTTCCGCTGAAACGTCCTGAAAAACTGGAAGCCGATGTTGTACGTTTCCAAAACAACAAGGAAAAGTGGATTGCTTTTATCGGTTTAATGGATGGTAAACCTTACGAGATTTTTACCGGTTTGCACGACGATGAAGACGGAATCCTGCTGCCTCGCTCGATAACAAAAGGCTATATCATTAAAAGCTGGGAAGGCGAAGATTCGCGTTACGATTTCCAATATGCGAACAAACGTGGCTACAAAACTACTATTGAAGGATTATCGCACAAATTTAATCCGGTATACTGGAACTACGCCAAGTTAATTTCAGGAACCTTGCGCCATGGAATGCCAATTCATAAAATTGTGGAGCTGGTAACCAGTCTGCAACTGGATAACGAAACCATTAACTCGTGGAAAGCAGGAGTTGCACGCGCCCTGAAGAAGTATATTCCGGACGGAACTATTGCCGACGATGCAAAATGCGGCGAATGTGGATCAGATGATGTAGTATATCAGGAAGGCTGCTTAACCTGCCTCTCTTGCGGATGCTCAAAATGCGGATAA
- a CDS encoding alanine dehydrogenase — MEKAKEKVSIPKNMLLPKEEMLEVKKKGKKMKIGVPSDLSKVEYRVPLSPQAVDLLVSYGHEILIERDAGKAASYTNEDYQKAGATIVTTKEETFQCDIILRIAPFNCDEIDALRGNQVIISNMQIQAHCNESIQKMMQKKVTTIAFEYLENEEGFLPFVHQMSQIAGVTSITIASEYLSNSRNGKGVLFGEVTGVTPAELVIIGTSTAAEYAARAALGLGIFVKVFDTSVYELSKLEEKLGRRIFTSVFYPKVLRKALISADAVIGATSFNTPPKFKVSESLVKQMKEGSVIIDLNVSQGGCFETSKCTDFNNPTYTKHGVVHYCVPNTPAMVARTASISLSNILIPILLAIGDNGGVENYIKVSKGFRKGVYIYHGILTNHDVGRMFNIPSKDIDLLLAVF; from the coding sequence ATGGAAAAAGCGAAAGAAAAGGTATCGATACCAAAGAACATGCTTCTGCCCAAAGAAGAAATGTTGGAGGTTAAAAAGAAGGGCAAAAAAATGAAAATTGGCGTTCCTTCCGATTTATCGAAAGTTGAATACCGGGTACCTTTATCGCCGCAAGCCGTTGATTTGCTGGTTTCGTACGGCCACGAGATTCTAATTGAACGCGATGCCGGAAAAGCCGCAAGCTATACCAATGAGGATTATCAAAAAGCTGGCGCCACTATCGTTACAACCAAAGAAGAAACTTTTCAGTGCGACATAATTTTGCGTATTGCTCCTTTTAATTGCGACGAAATAGATGCTTTGCGGGGCAACCAGGTTATCATTTCAAATATGCAGATTCAGGCACATTGCAACGAATCGATTCAAAAAATGATGCAAAAAAAGGTAACCACAATTGCCTTTGAATACCTTGAAAACGAAGAGGGCTTTCTTCCTTTCGTTCACCAAATGAGCCAGATTGCAGGAGTTACCTCCATTACCATTGCCAGCGAATACCTTAGTAATTCGCGCAACGGAAAAGGCGTTTTGTTTGGCGAAGTTACCGGCGTTACACCTGCCGAGCTGGTGATTATTGGCACCAGTACAGCGGCCGAATATGCAGCACGTGCCGCACTGGGGTTGGGTATTTTTGTTAAGGTTTTTGATACTTCGGTTTACGAACTCAGCAAACTGGAGGAAAAACTTGGCCGACGTATTTTTACTTCGGTATTTTACCCTAAAGTTTTGCGCAAAGCCCTTATTTCTGCCGATGCCGTTATTGGAGCAACCTCGTTTAATACTCCTCCAAAATTTAAAGTTTCAGAAAGTTTGGTAAAACAGATGAAGGAAGGATCGGTAATTATCGATCTGAACGTAAGTCAGGGTGGCTGTTTCGAAACTTCGAAGTGCACCGATTTTAACAACCCAACATACACCAAACACGGAGTGGTACACTATTGCGTGCCCAACACTCCGGCCATGGTAGCACGAACTGCTTCCATATCATTGAGCAACATTTTAATACCAATATTGCTTGCAATTGGCGACAATGGCGGCGTTGAAAACTATATAAAAGTATCGAAAGGATTCCGAAAAGGTGTATACATCTATCACGGAATTCTCACCAATCACGATGTGGGCCGCATGTTCAACATCCCGTCAAAAGACATCGATCTGTTGCTGGCAGTTTTTTAA
- a CDS encoding lycopene cyclase domain-containing protein has product MEIQKLSYLLLLLIYLVIPVAISFQKKVRFVFRLKYILPAVIFAGAIFIMWDLRFVQMKIWTFNPDYLSGIDLLRLPIEEWLSFLIIPLSSIYIYEWLKIRFENFDKPNVFVIISLVLLLVTGVLAYVFRTRMFSFFTFFLSAIYLGYTVFRNRFRKYYTKFYLALAISLIPFLIVSAILNSLPAIVYDSAQIMGLAIFGVPVEKIGYLFLLLLINVTIYEYLSNRKQY; this is encoded by the coding sequence ATGGAGATTCAAAAACTATCGTACCTGCTGCTTTTGCTGATCTACCTGGTAATTCCGGTGGCAATCAGCTTTCAGAAAAAGGTGCGGTTTGTTTTCAGGCTAAAGTATATTTTGCCTGCCGTAATTTTTGCCGGAGCCATTTTTATTATGTGGGATCTCCGGTTTGTCCAAATGAAAATATGGACGTTTAATCCCGATTATCTTTCCGGAATTGATTTGCTTAGGCTACCGATTGAAGAGTGGCTGTCATTTTTAATTATTCCGCTGTCATCCATTTATATTTACGAGTGGCTTAAAATTCGTTTCGAGAATTTTGACAAGCCCAATGTTTTTGTGATTATCAGCCTTGTGCTTTTGCTTGTTACAGGAGTTTTAGCCTATGTTTTCCGCACCCGGATGTTTAGCTTCTTCACTTTCTTCCTGTCTGCAATTTACCTGGGTTATACCGTTTTTCGCAACCGTTTCAGAAAATACTACACCAAATTCTACCTGGCGCTGGCCATCTCATTAATACCCTTTTTAATTGTCTCGGCAATTTTAAATTCGCTTCCGGCAATTGTTTACGATTCGGCCCAAATTATGGGATTAGCTATTTTTGGCGTTCCTGTTGAAAAGATCGGGTACCTGTTTTTACTGTTACTGATTAACGTAACGATCTACGAATATTTGAGCAACCGAAAGCAATATTAA
- the tsaE gene encoding tRNA (adenosine(37)-N6)-threonylcarbamoyltransferase complex ATPase subunit type 1 TsaE, with protein sequence MYSKKINSLDELEIAAKELITAFSNDRVFAFYGKMGAGKTTFIQSICRALGSDDNVTSPTFALINEYNTANLDSIFHFDFYRIKDIEEAYDLGYEDYIYSGSYCLIEWPEMIDSLLPEKMVKVKIEVQDDDTRLITAQEI encoded by the coding sequence ATGTATTCTAAAAAAATCAATTCGCTCGACGAGCTTGAAATTGCTGCAAAGGAGTTAATTACAGCATTTAGTAACGACCGTGTTTTTGCATTTTACGGCAAAATGGGTGCAGGCAAAACAACATTCATCCAGTCGATTTGCCGAGCATTAGGATCGGACGACAACGTTACCAGCCCTACTTTTGCCCTGATAAACGAATACAATACTGCCAATCTTGATTCGATTTTCCATTTCGATTTTTACCGGATAAAAGATATTGAAGAAGCTTATGACCTGGGCTACGAAGACTACATTTACAGCGGAAGCTACTGCCTGATTGAATGGCCGGAAATGATCGACTCACTTCTGCCCGAAAAAATGGTGAAGGTAAAAATAGAAGTTCAGGACGACGACACACGTCTCATTACCGCACAGGAAATCTAG
- a CDS encoding LytTR family transcriptional regulator DNA-binding domain-containing protein, with translation MLDSLNKKYPFNDNLKVNTRSISSVSLGIFLFLLFFQPFEIQNPDFNNRLIILATFGAITLVLLTVFRVIIPSIFITAFSEKHWTILKEIIIDLLFVTCNSVAFTFFARYVGRIPITFSIVINIVIISITAAVVVVVTNQFYLLKKKVQKLDDNTEKAGKKESKETPREIEFESENKTEYFTLLIEQLILIKSANNYIEVIYKHNNELKKKLIRNTMKTTENLLQKYPEIIRCHRSCMVNKNYIKKVSRGSDGLVLNLFDYTQEIHVSRQYVLRLKEALKAS, from the coding sequence ATGCTGGACTCACTAAACAAAAAGTATCCGTTTAACGACAACCTTAAGGTAAATACGCGCTCCATATCATCCGTGAGCCTGGGTATTTTTTTGTTTCTATTGTTCTTTCAACCCTTCGAAATTCAAAACCCCGATTTTAATAACCGCCTCATCATCCTTGCTACGTTTGGCGCTATCACACTGGTTTTACTCACCGTCTTTCGGGTGATTATTCCTTCCATTTTCATCACAGCTTTTTCCGAAAAGCACTGGACAATACTAAAAGAAATCATCATCGATCTGCTTTTTGTGACTTGCAACTCGGTAGCCTTTACATTTTTTGCACGTTATGTTGGACGCATTCCAATAACCTTTTCAATTGTAATCAACATAGTTATCATCTCAATAACGGCCGCCGTTGTGGTGGTGGTTACCAATCAGTTTTATTTGCTGAAAAAGAAAGTGCAGAAGCTGGATGACAATACCGAAAAAGCAGGCAAAAAAGAATCGAAAGAAACTCCGAGAGAAATTGAATTTGAATCGGAAAACAAAACGGAATATTTTACGCTTCTTATCGAGCAGCTTATTCTTATAAAATCAGCCAACAATTACATTGAAGTGATATACAAACACAATAACGAGCTCAAGAAAAAACTAATTCGAAATACGATGAAGACCACCGAGAATTTGTTGCAAAAATACCCGGAGATCATTCGTTGTCACCGCTCGTGCATGGTAAACAAAAACTACATTAAAAAAGTATCCCGCGGCTCCGATGGTTTGGTGCTAAACCTGTTCGATTACACGCAGGAAATCCATGTTTCAAGACAATATGTGCTTCGTTTAAAAGAAGCGTTAAAAGCATCCTGA
- a CDS encoding LytTR family DNA-binding domain-containing protein codes for MNTILLGFIGPQEIIILLILIPGLVIVLPVVLLIRYLIRKSKAPKNPIQPNAQESNQQETLISEEKIKEYYPVKEGNKITLIRFDEIVDLSAGNNFVFLTDVIGKEYVVDSTLADLEEKFPAEFIRIHKSTVVNKNMIHEVKKLENGRFDLVMKCEKERIVSCSKSYNEKIKDLIDF; via the coding sequence ATGAACACAATTTTACTTGGATTTATCGGTCCGCAGGAAATAATAATTCTTTTGATTCTAATCCCGGGTCTGGTAATTGTCTTGCCGGTGGTATTGTTGATTAGGTATCTGATAAGAAAAAGTAAAGCACCTAAAAATCCAATACAACCGAATGCTCAAGAGAGTAATCAGCAAGAGACTCTTATTTCGGAAGAAAAAATTAAAGAGTATTATCCCGTAAAAGAGGGGAATAAAATTACGCTTATACGTTTTGACGAAATAGTTGATCTTTCGGCAGGGAATAACTTTGTTTTTCTAACAGATGTAATCGGGAAAGAATATGTTGTTGATAGTACCCTTGCCGATTTGGAGGAAAAGTTCCCGGCTGAGTTTATTCGTATTCACAAATCAACAGTGGTGAATAAAAATATGATTCACGAGGTTAAGAAGTTGGAGAATGGCCGGTTTGATTTGGTTATGAAATGCGAGAAGGAAAGAATTGTTTCCTGCAGTAAAAGTTATAACGAAAAGATTAAGGATTTGATTGACTTCTAA